The sequence below is a genomic window from Lolium perenne isolate Kyuss_39 chromosome 7, Kyuss_2.0, whole genome shotgun sequence.
TATCAATATTCAGCTGGTACATCAACATACCCCTTTGCTCTTCTCATTCAAGTTATCAGCACACAGTAGGATTTATGCATGTTGTTCTGTACCAATTGATGTATCTTGAATCTCTTGTCCCCAGGACAATGTTCGAAACCAGCTGATCCAGTTTGAGCTACTGCTAACAACCGCAACATTCATCGTCGCTATTTTCGGTGTGGTCGCGGGGGTATTCGGGATGAACTTCGAGACCGACGTTTTCAGCATCCAAAATGCATTCCAGTGGGTCCTGATAATTACTGGGGTGATTGGCGCATTCCTCTTCTGCTTCTTCGTTTGGTTTTTCAAGTACAAGAGACTGATGCCCCTGTAGAGTATAAGCTCCCCATGTGGTGGAGGACTGAACCTTCTATTATCTCTGTTAAGGTACCTGACCAAAAGCCTTGAATTCATGTAATTATTAACATTCTTTCAGAGGCTTACTGTGTACCTACAAGAAAACAAATGAAAATATACTTTTTGTTTCTTACCGTGCTGTAAATGGGTTATTGTAGTGTTGTCTTACCCTGCATTGCAAATATTTCTTGCTTAATAAGGCAGATACTATTACTGGGGTTATCAGAGATACAGAGGGGCACAATTATTGTCAGGGCGTATTTTTCATTTGAGTACTATATCGAGTTTGATATATAAATTATGGCTTTGTTCCAGCTCTATATATAGAAAAACTATTTTTTACATAGCTTATGCGACCTGTGCTGGAGGTTCTAGCTCATTCGTAAAGCAGAGCGAAGTTGCTGGAGGTTATCGTGCTGGAGGTTCTGGCTCATTCGTGAAGCAGAGCGAAGTAGCTGGAGGTTATCCTGATGCTAAGTGCCAGCACGTGGCTGTGAGCCAGTGACACGGTATAACGCCACGTACCCCACGGTTCCCACGTGTACGTCCATGCATAGCAGTTGCCGCTTAACGTGCCCACACTTATTAAGGTCCCTCTCGTCCTTCACGGATGGCACATCAGCACTTAAGCAGCGGCAAacaagcagacacgagaaaagctTCGTCGTTGAGGTAGGCAGCTAGGCACCAACAAGAAGCACCGTCAGTCATGTGGCCGGAGATGAAGGCGTGGGCCTCCATGGCCGACAACGACCCGCTGAAGCGTGGCTCATCGTCCAGCCCGCTGCGCCGCATGAGCCCTACGACGATGGCCATGGGCGGCCTCCTCGTCGTCGGCACCCTTGGCTACTTCATGCTCAGCAAGGACGACAGGCGCAAGGCTGCGGATGACAGGCACAACGAGCGCCTGGCTCACCGTCCTTGAAAAGCCGTCGTCCTGCTCACCACCGTTGAGAAGCAGCAGGCATCGATGGAGGCGGACGCCGATCAGCTTAGCTGCTTAGTAGTAGTACAAGTAGAAACCACCATGTAATAATAAAACCCCATCCCCCGACTGGTTCTGGGTGCGGCGTATAAATCTCTTGTTGCTCTGTTTCTGTAGTACGTTTATCAGTGAAATATGCAGAGATTTTGCTGAGAATTCAGACAGCTGTATGTGATTTACTGCAAGGATACACACGTCCACCGATATAGCAGTATATCAGATTGATGTTCATCCATTTTCTGTAGTAACTGAATCAAACCGTAGATTATCTAAAACGCCTGAAGAAGCAGAGCCTATATGCCTGCTACTCTATTCATCTCGGGTGCCAGTCAAAACGATCCATGCCATGATCGCTATTGAAGTTCTTCTAGTCGATCTTGACGGAGGAGTAGATGAGCCTGGTGAACCAGAAGCAGGCGCAGAAGCCGACGGTCCCGGTGAGGACGAAGAAGGCGTAGGAGGCGATGAGCATGTACCCGAAGTAGAGCACGCCGGAGACGGCCCTGGTGATGTCCAGCTTGGTGAAGAAGTAGAAGCCGGCGTAGAGGAAGAGGTACACCGCCGAGGACCCCGCCGTCAGGTaggacctccaccaccaccggtaGTCCTCGCCGCAGaagatgttcaaatttaaaatatgcTCATGTTcgtaaaattttaaattttaaagaaaattcaaaaaaatgttcaaatttataaaatgtttaatttctgaatttttcaaaaaaatatttttttgaaaACAATACTTTTAAAAAAAGTCATAAAGATTAAAACATTCGGATTTTAAAACAAACGGATTTTACAAATTTTTTTgctttttaaaaaatgaaaatataTAAACAGAAACGAAAAAAGTAAGAAAATTAcctaatgggccgcggcccactaTACAACCGCCGGGTCGGGGGGTGTGCAGCACCCCATCCGCACTGACCCGATCGGTGTATAGCACATCCCCTTACAATCAGGTCATAG
It includes:
- the LOC139832983 gene encoding uncharacterized protein isoform X2: MWPEMKAWASMADNDPLKRGSSSSPLRRMSPTTMAMGGLLVVGTLGYFMLSKDDRRKAADDRHNERP
- the LOC139832983 gene encoding uncharacterized protein isoform X1, giving the protein MWPEMKAWASMADNDPLKRGSSSSPLRRMSPTTMAMGGLLVVGTLGYFMLSKDDRRKAADDRHNERLAHRP